Proteins found in one Ctenopharyngodon idella isolate HZGC_01 chromosome 16, HZGC01, whole genome shotgun sequence genomic segment:
- the fzd1 gene encoding frizzled-1, whose protein sequence is MAARDASALFLLAFGILGACAQYGDRGMSVPEHGFCQPISIPLCTDIAYNETIMPNLLGHTNQEDAGLEVHQFYPLVKVQCSPDLKFFLCSMYAPVCTVLEQALPPCRSLCERARQGCEALMNKFGFQWPESLACESFPVHGGELCVGQNTSSAPVNPTPDVTQATPDHVPKGRFKCPASLKVPPYLNYRFLGEENCGAPCEPKKLHGMMYFSEDEQKFARIWIGIWSVLCCASTLFTVLTYLVDMKRFSYPERPIIFLSGCYTMVSIAYIAGFLLEDKVVCNEQFENEFRTVVQGTKKEGCTILFMMLYFFSMSSSIWWVILALTWFLAAGMKWGHEAIEANSQYFHLAAWAVPAIKTITILAVGQVDGDVLSGVCFVGINSVDALRGFVLAPLFVYLFIGTSFLLAGFVSLFRIRTIMKHDGTKTEKLEKLMVRIGIFSVLYTVPATIVIACYFYEQAFRAQWEQTWSAQSCKTYAVPCPAHNPQINPDFTVFMIKYLMTLIVGITSGFWIWSGKTLNSWRKFYTRLANSKHGETTV, encoded by the coding sequence ATGGCCGCGCGCGATGCGTCCGCGCTCTTCCTGCTCGCCTTTGGAATACTGGGAGCGTGCGCGCAGTACGGAGACCGCGGCATGTCGGTTCCCGAGCACGGCTTTTGCCAGCCCATCTCCATCCCTCTGTGCACGGACATCGCGTACAACGAGACCATCATGCCCAACCTCCTCGGCCACACGAACCAGGAGGACGCGGGGCTGGAGGTGCACCAGTTCTACCCGCTCGTCAAAGTGCAATGCTCGCCGGACCTCAAGTTCTTTCTGTGCTCCATGTACGCGCCGGTGTGCACGGTGCTGGAGCAAGCGCTACCGCCGTGCCGCTCGCTGTGCGAGCGCGCACGTCAGGGCTGCGAGGCGCTCATGAACAAATTCGGCTTCCAGTGGCCAGAGAGTCTCGCGTGTGAATCGTTCCCGGTGCACGGCGGAGAGCTGTGTGTGGGTCAGAACACCTCGAGTGCGCCCGTCAACCCGACGCCTGATGTGACACAAGCGACACCCGACCACGTCCCAAAGGGGCGTTTTAAATGCCCAGCGTCGCTCAAAGTGCCGCCGTACCTCAACTACCGCTTTCTGGGCGAGGAGAACTGCGGCGCGCCGTGCGAACCCAAAAAGCTCCACGGGATGATGTACTTCAGCGAGGATGAGCAGAAGTTCGCAAGGATTTGGATAGGGATTTGGTCGGTTTTGTGCTGCGCGTCCACTTTGTTCACTGTCCTGACTTATTTGGTGGACATGAAGCGCTTTAGTTACCCGGAGAGACCCATCATATTCCTTTCCGGGTGTTACACGATGGTGTCCATCGCGTACATCGCCGGATTTCTGCTGGAAGACAAAGTGGTTTGCAACGAGCAGTTCGAGAATGAGTTCCGGACGGTGGTGCAGGGGACCAAAAAAGAAGGCTGCACCATTCTGTTCATGATGCTGTACTTCTTCAGCATGTCCAGCTCCATCTGGTGGGTCATTCTGGCGCTCACCTGGTTCCTCGCGGCAGGGATGAAATGGGGCCACGAGGCCATCGAAGCGAACTCGCAGTACTTCCACCTGGCGGCGTGGGCAGTTCCGGCCATCAAGACCATCACCATCCTGGCGGTGGGTCAAGTGGATGGAGATGTCCTGAGCGGCGTCTGCTTCGTGGGCATCAACAGCGTGGACGCTCTCCGCGGCTTCGTCCTCGCACCCCTCTTCGTCTACCTGTTCATCGGCACCTCGTTCCTCCTGGCGGGGTTCGTGTCTCTGTTCCGCATCAGGACTATCATGAAGCACGACGGCACCAAGACGGAGAAGCTGGAGAAGCTGATGGTGCGCATCGGCATCTTCAGCGTCCTGTACACGGTTCCGGCCACCATCGTGATCGCATGTTACTTCTACGAACAGGCCTTTCGCGCGCAGTGGGAACAAACCTGGAGCGCGCAGTCGTGCAAGACGTACGCGGTGCCGTGTCCCGCGCACAACCCGCAAATAAACCCGGATTTCACGGTGTTTATGATCAAGTACCTGATGACCCTGATTGTGGGAATCACATCTGGATTCTGGATATGGTCTGGAAAGACGCTGAATTCATGGAGAAAGTTCTACACGAGACTGGCAAACAGCAAACATGGAGAAACAACAGTGTGA